One region of Mucilaginibacter sp. 14171R-50 genomic DNA includes:
- a CDS encoding RNA polymerase sigma factor translates to MFLEPKTTIDHLVQCCKAGQRKAQELLYKQFASKMLGVCMRYATDRMEAEDMLQNGFIKVFQKIADYRGDGSFEGWIRRIMVHSSIEYYRRHHKMMQVVDIADSGHEPSVNAAAASSLEAKDLLVLIKALSPGYRMVFNLYAIDGYSHKEIAEIVGISEGASKSQLSRARAILKEQILKMDNKKYGYAG, encoded by the coding sequence ATGTTTTTGGAACCTAAAACTACTATCGATCATCTGGTACAATGCTGTAAAGCCGGCCAGCGTAAGGCACAGGAGTTGCTATACAAGCAATTTGCTTCAAAAATGCTGGGGGTTTGTATGCGATACGCCACCGATAGGATGGAAGCCGAGGACATGTTGCAGAATGGGTTTATAAAAGTGTTTCAAAAAATAGCCGATTACAGGGGCGATGGTTCTTTTGAAGGTTGGATAAGGCGAATAATGGTACATAGCTCTATTGAATATTACCGCCGCCATCATAAAATGATGCAGGTGGTTGACATTGCCGATTCGGGGCACGAGCCATCTGTAAATGCCGCCGCCGCAAGCAGCCTGGAAGCTAAAGATCTGTTGGTGCTGATAAAGGCCTTATCGCCCGGATATCGTATGGTATTTAACCTGTATGCTATTGATGGCTACTCGCATAAAGAAATAGCCGAAATAGTGGGGATAAGTGAGGGGGCCTCGAAGTCGCAGCTGTCAAGGGCCCGGGCTATTTTAAAAGAACAGATATTAAAAATGGACAATAAAAAGTATGGATATGCAGGATAA
- a CDS encoding MBL fold metallo-hydrolase, protein MNNRGLRIVIAALLLTVAAGCGIVRSVGKDPDGEDLARLDTLPNYKNGVFENLAELTDSTVKRNKLLLLFHNRSRITRPSLGLPWVKTDLNTLTAPAPTVVWFGHSSMLIKTGQGNILIDPILSNHAGPVPGLVTAFKGTTHYHAKDMPPIDVLIISHDHYDHLDYSTLRKLKDHIKTAIVPLGLGSTLVYWGFDRKNIIELNWEQSVTLPGGLQVTATQAQHRSNRTYSKSNKTLWASYVIQAGKYRMFYGGDSGYGTLFKQIGQKYGPFDLAMLECGQYSTNWPWAHLWLGQAARAGVDLQARLLQPIHWAKFEEADHPWNEAIKQLLPAAAKEGIPVNVPRIGEPYTLGRPPRRDVWWNF, encoded by the coding sequence ATGAATAACAGGGGGTTAAGGATAGTAATAGCCGCGCTTTTGCTTACAGTGGCGGCAGGTTGCGGTATAGTACGATCGGTGGGGAAAGATCCTGATGGTGAAGACCTTGCTCGGTTAGATACTTTACCCAATTACAAAAATGGCGTTTTTGAAAACCTGGCTGAGCTTACTGACTCAACAGTGAAGCGCAATAAGTTGCTGTTGCTATTCCACAACCGCTCCAGGATCACCAGGCCTTCTCTTGGACTTCCCTGGGTAAAAACCGACTTGAATACATTAACAGCACCCGCACCAACAGTGGTTTGGTTTGGGCATTCATCTATGCTTATTAAAACCGGGCAGGGTAATATCCTTATTGATCCCATCTTAAGCAACCATGCCGGGCCGGTGCCTGGGTTGGTTACAGCATTTAAAGGGACAACGCATTACCATGCCAAAGATATGCCCCCAATTGACGTGCTGATCATCTCTCATGATCACTACGATCACTTAGACTACAGTACATTACGAAAATTAAAAGATCATATTAAAACCGCTATAGTGCCCCTGGGCTTGGGTTCTACTTTAGTGTATTGGGGGTTTGATCGTAAAAACATCATTGAATTAAACTGGGAGCAATCAGTTACACTTCCAGGCGGCTTACAGGTTACTGCTACGCAGGCGCAGCACCGCAGCAACCGTACCTATTCTAAATCAAATAAAACCCTTTGGGCGTCATATGTGATACAAGCGGGCAAGTACAGGATGTTTTATGGCGGCGACAGCGGTTATGGTACGCTTTTTAAACAAATAGGCCAAAAATACGGGCCGTTTGATTTGGCAATGCTTGAGTGCGGGCAATACAGCACCAATTGGCCGTGGGCGCATTTATGGCTGGGGCAGGCCGCCCGGGCCGGTGTTGACCTGCAGGCACGCTTGCTGCAGCCAATCCACTGGGCTAAGTTTGAAGAGGCCGATCACCCATGGAACGAGGCAATAAAGCAGCTTTTGCCTGCTGCTGCAAAAGAGGGTATACCTGTAAACGTGCCGCGTATTGGCGAGCCTTACACTTTGGGAAGGCCCCCCAGGAGAGATGTCTGGTGGAATTTTTAA
- a CDS encoding PfkB family carbohydrate kinase, with protein MSLLVIGTVAFDAIETPFGKTDKIVGGAATYASLAASYFYDKIKIVAVVGDDFPREEVENLNQHGIDTEGLQVKQGEKSFFWSGKYHNDMNSRDTLTTELNVLADFDPLIPDAYQDCEYLMLGNLTPQVQQTVIKRLKNRPKLIVMDTMNFWMDIAMDDLMETIKMVDVLTINDAEARQLSGEYSLVKAAKKILTMGPKYLIIKKGEHGALLFHDEHIFSAPALPLAEVFDPTGAGDTFAGGFIGYIAKVGTVNFNNMKNAIIFGSALASFCVEKFGTEKIKNLTEQEIAARVQEFVQLSTFDIK; from the coding sequence ATGAGTTTGTTAGTTATTGGTACTGTGGCGTTTGACGCAATCGAGACCCCTTTTGGTAAGACGGATAAAATTGTTGGGGGCGCTGCAACCTATGCAAGTTTGGCTGCTTCGTACTTTTACGACAAGATAAAGATAGTGGCCGTAGTAGGCGACGATTTCCCGAGGGAGGAGGTTGAAAACCTTAACCAGCACGGCATAGATACCGAAGGCCTGCAGGTAAAGCAGGGAGAAAAGTCCTTTTTCTGGAGCGGTAAGTATCATAATGATATGAATAGCCGCGATACTTTAACTACCGAACTTAACGTGCTGGCCGATTTTGATCCCCTTATACCCGATGCGTACCAGGATTGCGAATACCTGATGTTGGGCAACCTTACCCCGCAGGTACAACAAACGGTTATTAAACGCCTTAAAAACCGCCCTAAGCTTATTGTAATGGACACAATGAACTTCTGGATGGATATTGCCATGGACGACCTTATGGAAACCATTAAGATGGTGGACGTTTTGACCATTAACGATGCAGAGGCTCGGCAGCTATCCGGCGAATACTCGCTGGTAAAGGCTGCAAAAAAGATCCTTACCATGGGCCCTAAATACCTGATCATTAAAAAGGGCGAGCATGGCGCGCTGCTATTCCACGATGAGCACATATTCTCTGCACCTGCGCTTCCGCTGGCCGAAGTATTTGACCCTACCGGAGCCGGTGATACCTTTGCAGGCGGCTTTATTGGCTATATAGCCAAAGTAGGTACTGTAAACTTCAATAACATGAAGAACGCTATCATCTTCGGCTCGGCTTTGGCATCGTTCTGCGTAGAAAAATTCGGTACCGAAAAGATAAAAAACCTTACCGAACAGGAAATTGCGGCACGTGTACAGGAGTTTGTACAGCTATCAACCTTTGATATAAAATAA
- the hemJ gene encoding protoporphyrinogen oxidase HemJ: protein MYQYVLAIHIIFVVCWMAGLFYMVRLFIYHTEAQAKPEPARTILSEQFEVMERKLWWIITTPSMYLVITAGATMLHINPALWKMPWLHVKLLFVVGLIIYHFICQQKMKQMAQGNFKWTSTQLRLWNELATILLFAIVFLVVLKSTVNWIFGVIGIILFSLILMSAVKIYKYFREKK, encoded by the coding sequence ATGTACCAATACGTTTTAGCCATACATATCATATTTGTAGTCTGCTGGATGGCGGGGCTGTTTTACATGGTGCGCCTGTTTATTTATCATACCGAGGCGCAGGCAAAGCCCGAGCCTGCCCGCACGATATTATCCGAACAGTTTGAGGTTATGGAGCGAAAGCTTTGGTGGATCATCACCACCCCGAGCATGTACCTGGTTATTACCGCAGGGGCTACCATGCTGCACATTAACCCCGCATTATGGAAAATGCCCTGGCTGCATGTGAAGCTGTTATTTGTTGTTGGTTTAATTATTTACCACTTTATCTGCCAGCAAAAGATGAAGCAAATGGCACAAGGCAACTTCAAATGGACATCTACCCAACTACGCCTGTGGAACGAACTGGCAACCATCCTGCTTTTCGCCATCGTATTTTTGGTAGTGCTAAAAAGCACAGTGAACTGGATCTTCGGTGTTATCGGTATCATCCTTTTCAGCCTTATCCTGATGTCGGCTGTGAAGATCTATAAGTATTTCAGAGAGAAGAAATAA
- a CDS encoding alpha/beta fold hydrolase, whose protein sequence is MTIHCLMRKIAFSLAFGPLFFCFAADAQAFSVDTTEYKPIGQLVDIGGYKLHLHCTGSGNLTVILISGASNFSFDWTMVQDKLSKSTKVCSYDRPGLAWSEPGPMPRSMKQDVYELHQLLSVAKVRPPFILVGHSIGGIIARMYAKQYSDDVAGIVLVDATSENAILNINGKIERVRLLASEEKKIPVVKKNIDTLTKVPTMKEVEELWNMFGKPSISPPFNNLPAAIQKIRLWAQSQPKYQIADADNYMAEEFAEIYSNSQAYRIGNKPLMILYSSKNEYPKELGTLRDSLMNDKTGNQKAFMRLSANSKIISTANSGHEIFLTEPDLVVNAIEQVIRSVKTKSKLK, encoded by the coding sequence ATGACCATTCATTGCCTGATGCGCAAAATCGCTTTTAGCTTAGCTTTTGGGCCATTGTTTTTCTGCTTCGCAGCCGATGCCCAGGCATTTTCTGTTGATACTACTGAATATAAACCCATCGGACAGCTTGTCGATATCGGAGGGTATAAACTCCATTTACATTGCACCGGCAGCGGAAACCTAACGGTGATTTTGATTTCCGGTGCTTCCAATTTTTCCTTTGACTGGACAATGGTTCAGGACAAACTCTCCAAATCAACCAAAGTTTGCTCATACGACAGACCTGGTCTCGCATGGAGTGAACCGGGGCCAATGCCCCGAAGCATGAAGCAGGATGTTTATGAGCTGCATCAATTACTGAGTGTAGCAAAAGTGCGCCCACCATTTATATTGGTTGGCCACTCTATCGGGGGCATTATTGCCAGGATGTATGCGAAGCAATATTCTGATGATGTTGCAGGAATAGTGCTTGTTGACGCTACGTCAGAAAATGCTATTTTGAACATAAACGGCAAAATTGAAAGAGTACGTTTGCTTGCGTCTGAAGAGAAGAAGATTCCGGTTGTTAAGAAAAATATAGATACACTTACTAAGGTGCCGACCATGAAAGAAGTAGAAGAACTTTGGAATATGTTCGGAAAGCCGTCTATTTCGCCTCCGTTTAACAACCTCCCGGCTGCTATTCAAAAGATCAGACTTTGGGCACAATCACAGCCAAAATACCAGATAGCTGACGCTGATAATTACATGGCCGAAGAGTTTGCTGAAATATATTCAAACAGCCAGGCTTATAGGATCGGTAACAAACCGCTAATGATATTATACAGCTCAAAAAATGAATACCCAAAAGAATTAGGGACTTTGCGGGACAGTTTAATGAATGATAAAACAGGCAATCAAAAAGCTTTTATGCGGCTGTCGGCAAACAGCAAAATAATTTCAACCGCAAACAGCGGACATGAAATTTTTCTTACTGAACCCGACCTCGTCGTGAATGCAATAGAGCAAGTCATCAGGTCCGTAAAAACAAAATCAAAGCTCAAATAA
- a CDS encoding amidohydrolase family protein, whose protein sequence is MKTFQLFIITILSAFSLNAQDTTYMLLKPARVFDGQAIHSNWLVLVKGKHIEAAGEPSMMKIPATAKIIELKGMTLLPGLIEGHSHLFLHPYNETKWTDQVMNESRAERTARAVEHAKATLMAGFTTVRDLGTEGAAYDDVGLKAAISKGVIPGPRMLVATRAIVTTGAYGPKSNVAEWHPVLGAEEADGVEGISRVVRSQIGYGADVVKLYADYWATDEGATPTFTVDELKAAVAVANSRGRQVVVHSGTEEGMRRAITAGASTIEHGDGGTPELFKMMKEKGIALCPTLAATEANDRYRGWKKGVDADPEDVKTKRKMFRDALNAGVTICMGGDVGVFAHGENAREMLMMAEYGMKPVDVLRSATSVNAGVFGLKTLGNIKAGYLADIIAVEGNPAEDIKAVQQVKLVMKDGKIYLQK, encoded by the coding sequence ATGAAAACATTTCAACTTTTTATCATCACTATTTTATCGGCCTTTAGCCTTAACGCGCAGGATACCACATATATGCTTTTAAAACCCGCCCGCGTTTTCGACGGGCAAGCCATACACAGTAACTGGCTCGTTTTGGTAAAAGGCAAACACATAGAAGCGGCCGGCGAACCATCAATGATGAAAATACCGGCAACTGCAAAGATCATCGAATTAAAAGGGATGACTTTGCTGCCCGGATTGATAGAGGGCCACTCGCATTTATTTTTGCACCCTTATAACGAAACCAAATGGACCGATCAGGTAATGAACGAAAGCCGCGCAGAGCGCACAGCCCGGGCTGTTGAACATGCAAAAGCTACTTTGATGGCAGGCTTCACCACCGTACGCGACCTGGGGACAGAAGGGGCCGCTTATGATGATGTGGGTTTGAAAGCCGCTATCAGTAAAGGCGTAATACCCGGCCCCAGGATGCTGGTAGCAACCCGAGCCATTGTTACCACGGGTGCCTACGGGCCAAAAAGCAACGTTGCCGAATGGCACCCGGTGCTTGGCGCCGAAGAAGCGGATGGTGTTGAAGGAATATCGAGGGTGGTACGCTCGCAGATTGGGTACGGTGCCGATGTGGTAAAACTGTATGCTGATTACTGGGCTACAGACGAGGGCGCCACCCCTACTTTTACAGTTGATGAGTTAAAAGCCGCTGTAGCAGTGGCCAATAGCCGCGGCAGGCAGGTGGTGGTACACTCGGGCACAGAAGAGGGTATGCGCCGCGCTATAACGGCCGGCGCCAGTACTATTGAGCATGGCGATGGCGGCACGCCTGAATTATTCAAAATGATGAAAGAAAAAGGGATAGCATTATGCCCAACGCTTGCAGCAACAGAAGCCAACGACAGATACCGCGGATGGAAAAAAGGCGTTGATGCCGACCCGGAAGACGTTAAAACAAAACGCAAAATGTTCAGGGATGCCTTAAATGCCGGGGTTACTATATGTATGGGCGGCGATGTTGGCGTGTTTGCGCATGGCGAAAATGCCCGCGAAATGCTAATGATGGCCGAATACGGAATGAAACCGGTTGATGTGTTAAGATCGGCAACATCGGTAAACGCCGGGGTTTTTGGATTAAAGACGTTGGGTAACATCAAGGCTGGTTACCTGGCAGATATAATAGCCGTTGAAGGCAATCCGGCAGAAGATATTAAAGCGGTACAACAAGTAAAATTGGTGATGAAAGATGGCAAGATTTATTTACAGAAGTAA
- a CDS encoding glyoxalase/bleomycin resistance/extradiol dioxygenase family protein, with protein sequence MKTTHQVPNVKQAVPLFMVTNMEMSLRFYVEGLGFAITKTWVPKGKIEWCCLKRENVNIMLQEYHGDNPHRIATKGIGVTIWFQCNDALEIYTEFTAKGLVVKEPFVGNGMWDVGLDDPDGYSLHFESVTEVAEETKYFDWIGKKQ encoded by the coding sequence ATGAAAACCACTCATCAAGTGCCGAATGTGAAACAGGCAGTACCATTGTTCATGGTTACGAATATGGAAATGTCGCTGCGGTTTTACGTTGAAGGACTCGGTTTTGCGATCACAAAGACATGGGTACCGAAGGGTAAAATTGAGTGGTGCTGTTTAAAACGTGAAAATGTCAATATTATGCTACAGGAATATCACGGAGATAATCCGCATAGGATTGCAACGAAAGGTATCGGCGTAACTATCTGGTTCCAATGCAACGATGCATTAGAGATTTACACTGAATTTACCGCAAAGGGCCTGGTGGTTAAGGAGCCTTTTGTGGGCAACGGCATGTGGGACGTCGGCCTTGATGACCCGGACGGGTACAGTTTACATTTTGAGAGCGTTACTGAAGTAGCAGAAGAAACCAAATACTTTGATTGGATAGGTAAAAAACAGTAA
- a CDS encoding outer membrane beta-barrel protein produces the protein MKRLIFTAIISLTATVVFAQTDSVKTETDTTKTRRTRIRLGFGDDVAQVSINDTTSYASKAPGFSFGLTFTRFDIGLTTLNDNGSFKLSPTNQFLNYRSWRSSNIGFDILQLSYRFNSSFRIYTSGGFDWTNLRLRESVTILRDQPVLTYTRDDVRYDKNRLSATYIRVPVAFDFRTHNDDDGRRFHFVGGFEMGALISSSLKQESKEKGDQKLSGNYHFAKFRYGASLRAGYGSIGVFTKYYFNNMFENSPAQDGLRNFSFGMSVGW, from the coding sequence ATGAAACGCCTGATTTTTACAGCAATAATAAGCTTAACAGCAACCGTTGTGTTCGCACAAACCGATTCTGTTAAAACCGAAACCGATACAACCAAAACACGCCGCACCAGGATAAGGCTTGGCTTTGGCGACGATGTTGCACAGGTATCTATAAATGATACTACCAGTTATGCTTCAAAGGCGCCGGGTTTTTCCTTCGGACTTACCTTTACAAGGTTTGATATAGGGTTAACCACCCTTAACGATAATGGTAGTTTTAAACTATCGCCCACCAATCAATTTTTAAATTACCGGTCATGGCGCAGCAGCAACATTGGGTTTGATATATTGCAGCTAAGCTATCGCTTTAACAGTTCGTTCAGGATATATACCTCGGGCGGTTTCGACTGGACAAACCTGCGCCTGCGCGAAAGCGTGACTATACTGCGCGATCAGCCCGTTTTAACCTACACCCGCGATGATGTTAGGTATGATAAAAACCGGTTATCCGCCACCTACATACGTGTACCTGTAGCGTTCGATTTCCGCACGCATAACGACGACGACGGCAGGCGCTTTCATTTTGTTGGCGGATTTGAAATGGGCGCACTCATCAGCAGCAGCCTGAAACAGGAAAGCAAGGAAAAAGGCGATCAGAAGTTGAGCGGCAATTATCACTTTGCCAAGTTCAGGTATGGCGCATCATTAAGGGCAGGGTATGGTTCAATAGGCGTGTTTACCAAATATTATTTCAATAATATGTTCGAGAACAGCCCCGCGCAGGATGGGTTGCGTAACTTTTCTTTCGGGATGAGCGTGGGCTGGTAG
- a CDS encoding M56 family metallopeptidase: protein MNVLALTETAQHFIRSFSWMLIHSLWQGLLLALLTMFLLMINGKASAAIRYRIVLSQTVLFLLACGLTLIMEWNDWQVEPIVPGVSGGNSNLHMGFISFTQYFTENAPLVVLLWSLMFLFRTVRLINGLVYLQYARHRMVCSPDEDWNNRFLSLCRKIRLRRTVRLLESGLVQVPVVIGHLKPVILMPLGMLAGIPAGQVEAVLLHELAHIRRNDYIINLFQTLAETVFFFNPGLLWLCALLRDERENCCDDIALAQTKDKRGFVEALITFKEYALYGKNFQTAFPGKQNQLLNRVSRIIHGRQRMPAPADKIFCLSGLIVLVALFAAFTVTKAPVAPASYHETPAIRVVSVAKQTPGSAAKQKVLKAKAHTAKRRARHEPPGKLGARKSVRQVVQPTVQPQVTQWEAANNALQQQRNQEQEQKNKQQAELNEQQAAKNAVQAMLNVEQAKNNEKQRIRNEEQADRNREQAKRNELQARKNAESLSRQK from the coding sequence ATGAATGTATTGGCATTAACAGAAACCGCTCAGCATTTCATCCGGTCTTTTAGCTGGATGCTTATCCATTCGCTGTGGCAGGGCCTGCTGCTGGCGTTGTTGACGATGTTTTTGCTAATGATCAATGGTAAGGCCAGTGCAGCCATACGATACCGCATCGTCTTGTCGCAAACAGTACTGTTCCTGCTGGCTTGCGGCCTGACGTTGATCATGGAGTGGAACGATTGGCAGGTAGAGCCAATAGTACCTGGCGTAAGCGGTGGCAATAGTAATCTCCACATGGGCTTCATCAGTTTCACGCAGTACTTCACGGAGAACGCCCCGCTCGTCGTTTTGCTCTGGTCACTCATGTTCCTGTTCCGCACGGTGCGCTTGATCAATGGCCTGGTGTATCTCCAATATGCGCGACACCGCATGGTCTGCAGTCCGGATGAGGACTGGAATAACAGGTTCCTATCACTTTGCCGCAAAATTAGACTGCGGCGAACGGTCCGGCTATTAGAATCAGGCCTGGTGCAGGTGCCCGTCGTTATCGGCCATCTTAAACCGGTGATCCTTATGCCGCTGGGTATGCTGGCTGGAATACCGGCAGGACAAGTGGAAGCGGTTCTGCTCCACGAGCTGGCGCATATCCGGCGAAATGACTATATCATTAATTTGTTCCAAACGCTCGCAGAGACCGTATTCTTTTTCAATCCCGGCTTGCTGTGGCTATGTGCACTGTTACGGGATGAACGCGAGAATTGCTGCGATGACATAGCCCTGGCGCAAACCAAAGATAAAAGGGGGTTTGTGGAGGCCCTGATCACCTTCAAGGAATACGCGCTGTACGGAAAAAACTTTCAAACGGCTTTCCCGGGAAAGCAAAACCAACTGCTCAACCGCGTCAGCAGGATCATTCATGGTCGGCAGCGTATGCCTGCCCCGGCGGATAAGATATTCTGTCTTTCGGGTTTGATTGTGTTGGTTGCTTTGTTCGCGGCCTTTACGGTGACCAAAGCGCCGGTTGCCCCGGCAAGCTATCACGAGACGCCCGCCATACGTGTTGTTTCTGTAGCAAAACAAACACCCGGGAGCGCAGCCAAACAAAAAGTTCTGAAAGCCAAAGCTCATACTGCCAAACGCAGGGCACGCCACGAACCTCCGGGTAAACTTGGAGCGCGGAAATCTGTTCGGCAGGTTGTTCAACCAACTGTACAGCCTCAGGTTACTCAGTGGGAAGCCGCCAACAATGCTCTACAACAGCAGCGCAACCAGGAACAGGAGCAAAAAAATAAACAGCAAGCCGAACTGAACGAACAACAGGCCGCTAAAAATGCAGTGCAGGCCATGCTGAATGTGGAGCAAGCTAAGAATAATGAAAAGCAGCGGATCCGGAACGAGGAGCAGGCGGACCGGAACCGTGAGCAGGCCAAGCGCAACGAACTACAGGCGAGGAAGAATGCTGAATCATTGAGCCGGCAAAAGTAA
- a CDS encoding BlaI/MecI/CopY family transcriptional regulator: MESKKAATEEVIPTKTEMNVLQLLWQYGPSTVRFVHDKLNEQKEAVIYTSTLKLMQTMKEKGMLYRDESSMKHVYTAALKEAQVKGSLLDRFMDSMYNGSPSSLMVALLGNDKTSAEELRRMKDLLNQIK; the protein is encoded by the coding sequence ATGGAATCGAAAAAAGCGGCTACTGAGGAAGTGATACCCACAAAAACAGAAATGAACGTGCTGCAGCTATTATGGCAATACGGGCCATCTACCGTGCGATTTGTACATGATAAACTTAACGAGCAAAAGGAAGCGGTGATCTATACCTCGACCTTAAAACTCATGCAGACGATGAAAGAAAAAGGAATGCTGTATCGGGACGAAAGCAGCATGAAACACGTTTATACGGCAGCGCTGAAAGAAGCACAGGTTAAAGGCAGCCTTCTTGACCGCTTTATGGACAGTATGTATAACGGCTCGCCCAGCAGCCTGATGGTTGCCCTGCTGGGGAATGATAAAACATCTGCCGAAGAGCTGCGGAGGATGAAAGATCTGCTTAATCAAATCAAATGA
- a CDS encoding PAS domain S-box protein produces MRTGAFKIALVYIVMGILWITLSDRVLLALQSTFGAEQVFFLGSIKGIVYVLITGVLLYYLIVRHTRRLSESERKYRTYFDQNTNPMWIINRRTMLITAVNDAATARYGYTKEEFLKMSALDLRPPEEINAAIMIFHDLTKGINDIGVVKHVKKDGTIIKVHITCNLIDSARESLVMAMAVVENQAK; encoded by the coding sequence ATGAGGACCGGAGCTTTTAAGATTGCACTTGTTTATATTGTTATGGGCATCTTATGGATCACCTTAAGTGACCGGGTGTTATTAGCCCTGCAGTCTACCTTTGGGGCGGAGCAAGTGTTTTTCCTGGGGAGTATCAAGGGCATTGTTTACGTATTGATAACCGGCGTTCTGTTATATTATCTCATCGTACGGCATACGCGCCGGCTTTCGGAGAGCGAACGCAAATATCGTACCTATTTTGATCAGAACACCAACCCGATGTGGATCATCAACCGGCGCACTATGCTCATCACCGCCGTGAACGACGCGGCAACCGCCCGCTACGGGTATACTAAAGAGGAGTTTTTGAAAATGAGCGCGCTTGATCTTCGGCCGCCGGAAGAGATCAATGCCGCCATTATGATCTTTCATGATTTGACAAAGGGGATCAACGACATCGGGGTTGTCAAACACGTTAAAAAGGACGGCACCATCATCAAGGTACACATTACATGCAATTTAATTGATAGTGCAAGAGAATCGCTTGTGATGGCGATGGCCGTAGTTGAAAACCAGGCAAAGTAG
- a CDS encoding ABC transporter ATP-binding protein, whose product MADIPFLQANLVSKSYGGAVASGVKDISLDIEPGKITAIIGESGSGKSTLLRLLYGLLSPDTGTVTFKGERIWGPDEKLIPGHDAMKMVTQHTDDLNLFARVWDNVSAMLPSTNVKLKEEKTEQVLTQLNMMQLAYKRVADLSGGEKQRVAIARAIITRPEILLLDEPFNQVDTSFREGLQHDIRQIVKQTGLTVIMVSHDPAEVLSMADDLIVLKQGDIVERGHPKTLYHTPLSLYTAELLTNCNVLTMQDAKACGIEATKEFVVIYPEWIRLNDILMTSKWTVKQVLFKGFYEDLILENSGAILRVLNNESGKYADGDTVGVKIKKWLEY is encoded by the coding sequence ATGGCAGATATACCTTTTTTGCAGGCAAATTTAGTAAGTAAAAGTTATGGCGGTGCAGTAGCGTCGGGGGTAAAAGATATCAGCCTTGATATTGAGCCGGGAAAGATAACCGCCATTATAGGCGAAAGCGGTAGCGGAAAAAGTACGTTACTCCGCTTGTTGTACGGCCTGCTCTCGCCTGATACGGGCACCGTAACCTTTAAAGGAGAACGTATTTGGGGACCCGATGAAAAGCTGATACCCGGCCACGATGCTATGAAAATGGTCACCCAGCATACGGATGACCTGAACCTTTTTGCCCGTGTTTGGGATAACGTATCGGCTATGCTGCCCAGTACAAATGTTAAGCTGAAGGAGGAAAAAACCGAACAGGTTTTAACCCAGTTAAATATGATGCAATTGGCCTATAAGCGCGTAGCCGACCTGAGCGGCGGCGAAAAACAGCGCGTAGCCATTGCCCGCGCCATAATTACCCGGCCCGAAATATTATTGCTTGATGAGCCCTTTAACCAGGTTGATACCTCGTTTCGCGAAGGCTTGCAGCACGATATACGGCAGATAGTAAAGCAAACCGGCCTTACGGTGATAATGGTATCGCATGATCCCGCTGAGGTACTTTCTATGGCCGATGATCTTATTGTTTTAAAACAGGGCGATATAGTAGAAAGGGGGCATCCAAAAACGCTTTACCATACCCCGCTTAGTTTGTACACCGCCGAGCTGCTCACCAATTGCAATGTGCTTACCATGCAGGACGCCAAAGCTTGCGGCATTGAGGCCACCAAAGAGTTTGTAGTGATCTATCCAGAGTGGATACGCCTGAACGATATACTGATGACCAGTAAATGGACGGTTAAGCAGGTACTTTTTAAAGGCTTTTACGAGGACCTGATACTGGAAAACAGCGGTGCCATTTTACGCGTTTTGAATAACGAGAGCGGTAAGTATGCTGATGGCGATACGGTAGGCGTTAAAATAAAAAAATGGCTGGAGTATTAA